A genomic region of Mesorhizobium sp. NZP2077 contains the following coding sequences:
- the uxuA gene encoding mannonate dehydratase produces the protein MEQCWRWYGPDDPVTLDHVRQAGATGVVSALHHIYDGRAWPEADVLERKRIIEAAGLTWSVVESIPVHNSFKIGTPERERYAGYYRDSIRTLARAGIKTICYNFMPVVDWTRTDLMYRLPTTGYALRFDAIDFAAYDLFVLQRKNGAASYTPARIAEAEKRLTALTSKQVDQIERNLIAGLPATERKYDRDSFREALAEYDGIGPKELRDNLAWFLREIIPVAEEEGVRMCIHPDDPPFSLYGLPRVVSTAQDARFILEAVDSAANGLTFCTGSYGTRADNDIVAMVKEFAGRIHFVHLRNITIEEDGSFYEAEHLEGGTDMAHVILALMQEEARRREEGRADWRIPMRPDHGHLLADDIGKKKINPGYSLIGRLKGLAELRGIMRAVEQFGLA, from the coding sequence ATGGAACAGTGCTGGCGCTGGTATGGTCCGGATGATCCGGTGACACTCGATCATGTCAGACAGGCTGGCGCCACCGGCGTGGTTTCAGCACTTCACCACATCTACGATGGCAGGGCCTGGCCAGAAGCCGATGTGCTCGAGCGCAAGCGGATCATCGAGGCCGCCGGCCTGACATGGTCGGTCGTCGAAAGCATCCCGGTCCATAATTCCTTCAAGATCGGCACGCCGGAACGCGAGCGCTATGCCGGCTACTATCGCGACAGCATCCGTACGCTCGCCAGGGCCGGCATCAAGACGATCTGCTACAATTTCATGCCGGTGGTGGACTGGACGCGCACCGACCTCATGTATCGCCTGCCGACAACCGGCTACGCCTTGCGCTTCGATGCCATCGATTTTGCCGCCTATGATCTTTTCGTGCTGCAACGCAAGAACGGCGCCGCCAGCTATACGCCGGCACGCATCGCCGAGGCCGAGAAGCGATTGACGGCGCTGACATCGAAGCAGGTCGACCAGATCGAGCGCAACCTCATCGCCGGCCTGCCGGCAACCGAGCGCAAGTATGACCGTGACAGTTTCCGCGAGGCTTTGGCGGAATACGATGGGATCGGGCCAAAGGAATTGCGCGACAATCTCGCCTGGTTCCTGCGCGAGATTATTCCGGTGGCGGAAGAGGAGGGGGTGCGCATGTGCATCCATCCCGACGATCCGCCCTTTTCGCTCTATGGCTTGCCGCGCGTCGTTTCGACCGCGCAGGATGCGCGTTTCATCCTTGAAGCCGTCGACAGCGCGGCCAATGGCCTGACCTTCTGCACCGGCTCCTACGGCACGCGCGCCGACAACGACATTGTCGCCATGGTCAAGGAATTCGCCGGCCGCATCCATTTCGTCCATCTGCGCAACATCACCATCGAGGAGGACGGCTCGTTTTACGAAGCCGAGCATCTCGAGGGCGGCACCGACATGGCGCATGTCATCCTGGCTCTGATGCAGGAGGAGGCACGCCGCCGCGAGGAAGGCCGCGCCGACTGGCGCATCCCGATGCGGCCGGACCACGGCCACCTGCTCGCCGACGACATCGGCAAGAAGAAGATCAATCCCGGCTACTCGCTGATTGGCCGGCTGAAAGGCCTCGCCGAACTGCGTGGCATCATGCGCGCCGTGGAGCAGTTCGGGCTGGCCTGA
- a CDS encoding SDR family oxidoreductase, which yields MKDFDGKVALVTGTTGIALATARRLAQGGAAIIACGIDQAANTAMQESLAKAGADALVQTVDVSVSDQVRDAVAAGVAKFGGIDVIVNSAAVHPYGTATTTDWETWNRAMTVNVGSIYLTAHFGIPEMIKRGGGAIVNVASVQGFACQQNVAAYATTKGAIHTLTRSLALDYAASGIRVNSVSPGSIRTPILEKAARGDNGSDADVEEAYRRFGAAHPLGRIGEPEEVAELIAFLCSSKAGFCTGADYKIDGGLTAGIGVK from the coding sequence ATGAAGGATTTCGACGGCAAGGTGGCATTGGTGACGGGGACGACCGGCATCGCGCTCGCCACCGCAAGACGGCTTGCGCAGGGGGGTGCTGCGATCATCGCTTGCGGCATCGACCAGGCCGCCAACACCGCCATGCAGGAAAGCCTTGCCAAAGCCGGAGCGGACGCGCTGGTGCAAACGGTCGACGTCTCCGTTTCCGATCAGGTTCGCGACGCGGTCGCGGCCGGCGTCGCGAAATTCGGCGGCATCGACGTCATCGTCAATTCCGCCGCGGTCCATCCCTACGGAACCGCGACAACGACGGACTGGGAAACCTGGAATCGGGCGATGACGGTCAATGTCGGCTCGATCTACCTGACCGCGCATTTCGGCATTCCGGAAATGATCAAGCGCGGTGGCGGCGCCATCGTCAACGTCGCTTCGGTGCAAGGCTTCGCCTGTCAGCAGAACGTTGCCGCCTATGCCACGACCAAGGGCGCCATCCATACGCTGACCCGCTCGCTGGCGCTCGACTACGCGGCATCAGGCATAAGGGTGAATTCGGTCAGCCCGGGCTCGATCCGCACGCCGATCCTGGAGAAGGCCGCACGCGGCGACAATGGCAGCGATGCCGATGTCGAAGAGGCCTACCGACGCTTCGGCGCAGCCCATCCGCTTGGCCGCATCGGCGAGCCGGAGGAAGTGGCGGAACTCATCGCTTTCCTGTGCTCGTCCAAGGCCGGCTTCTGCACCGGCGCCGACTACAAGATCGATGGCGGCCTGACCGCCGGCATCGGCGTGAAGTGA
- a CDS encoding alpha-ketoglutarate-dependent dioxygenase AlkB, which produces MSSLKLKATGHAPAFQHDLFGAAENLPEGFAYQPGLITPQEATELARHLEGLPFQAFDFHGHLANRRVVGFGLRYDYDRREVVEAAPIPDFLLPVREKVAAFARRPAEAFAQVLINEYRPGAGIGWHRDKPYFEDVAGVSLLAACSFRLRRKSGDKWERRTVGVEPRSAYLMTGPSRSEWEHSIPPLAEHRYSITLRTLRPQKP; this is translated from the coding sequence ATGTCGTCGCTCAAATTGAAAGCCACCGGCCACGCTCCGGCATTCCAGCATGATCTCTTTGGGGCTGCTGAGAATCTGCCCGAAGGTTTTGCCTACCAGCCCGGGTTGATCACGCCTCAGGAAGCGACGGAACTTGCGCGGCATCTTGAGGGACTGCCGTTCCAGGCGTTCGACTTCCATGGCCATCTTGCAAACCGGCGTGTCGTCGGGTTTGGCCTGCGCTACGATTACGACCGGCGCGAAGTCGTCGAGGCGGCGCCGATCCCTGACTTCCTGCTGCCTGTGCGCGAGAAGGTCGCTGCCTTTGCGCGCCGGCCCGCCGAGGCCTTCGCTCAGGTGCTGATCAATGAATACCGGCCTGGTGCCGGTATCGGCTGGCATCGCGACAAGCCGTATTTCGAGGACGTCGCCGGCGTTTCGCTGCTGGCTGCCTGCAGCTTTAGGCTGCGGCGAAAGAGCGGTGATAAATGGGAGCGCCGGACCGTCGGCGTCGAGCCAAGGTCGGCTTATCTCATGACCGGCCCTTCACGCAGCGAATGGGAGCACAGCATCCCACCGCTTGCCGAGCACCGTTATTCGATTACCTTGCGGACATTGCGGCCTCAAAAGCCCTGA
- a CDS encoding KTSC domain-containing protein, with amino-acid sequence MPSTVIRNTQYDPATRTLSVWFVPSGHRYDYADVAPATYAAFKKAASKGRFFNEFIRDHYRYRRVA; translated from the coding sequence ATGCCATCGACCGTGATCCGAAACACCCAATACGATCCCGCCACCAGAACCCTCTCCGTCTGGTTCGTGCCGAGCGGGCATCGCTACGACTATGCGGACGTTGCCCCGGCAACCTATGCGGCTTTCAAGAAGGCTGCCTCGAAAGGCCGCTTCTTCAATGAATTCATCCGCGACCATTACAGGTACCGTCGCGTGGCATGA
- a CDS encoding DUF763 domain-containing protein, producing MAQRSGSADLPLHGGRVPKWLGDRMTRLGAVMCEAIIHHYGRKELLRRLAHPFWFQSFGAVMGMDWHSSGITTSVVGALKRGLTPLSGELGIHVCGGRGAHSRKTPHELAAIGERIGFDGARLATVSRLVAKVDSAAVQDGFDLYLHGFIVTDDGDWVVVQQGMNGDSKVARRYHWLSEGLKSFVDQPHAAIEGTNQGEIVNLTDHRAEASRQGQLDLLQDLGPDRILREFAALHPNTASAPEQPLLPHLVMPAHHDVRESDVVMRRLHGNMAAAAERGPEDFSELLLVPGVGARTVRALALVAEVVHGAPCRFSDPGRFSLAHGGKDRHPFPVPLKVYDETIGVLKSAVQKARLGREEEIGALKRLDDQSRQVERYVTGPSLKEIVAGEFDQSHLLGGRSVFGWEPAPDQAPAELNKKA from the coding sequence TTGGCGCAACGATCGGGCAGTGCGGATCTTCCACTTCACGGCGGGCGCGTGCCGAAATGGCTGGGCGACCGCATGACGCGTCTTGGCGCGGTCATGTGCGAGGCGATCATCCATCATTATGGCCGCAAAGAATTGCTGCGGCGGCTGGCGCATCCGTTCTGGTTCCAGTCCTTCGGCGCCGTCATGGGCATGGACTGGCACTCGTCCGGCATCACGACCAGCGTCGTCGGCGCCTTGAAACGCGGTCTGACGCCGCTGTCGGGTGAACTCGGCATTCACGTCTGCGGCGGCCGTGGCGCGCACTCACGCAAAACCCCGCACGAGCTGGCCGCCATCGGCGAGCGCATCGGCTTCGACGGAGCGCGCCTGGCAACCGTCAGCCGGCTTGTCGCCAAGGTCGACAGCGCCGCCGTTCAGGATGGCTTCGACCTCTATCTGCACGGCTTCATCGTCACCGATGACGGCGACTGGGTGGTGGTGCAGCAAGGCATGAACGGCGACAGCAAGGTGGCGCGTCGATACCATTGGCTGTCCGAAGGTCTGAAGAGTTTCGTCGATCAGCCGCACGCCGCCATCGAGGGCACCAACCAGGGCGAGATCGTCAACCTGACCGACCACCGTGCCGAGGCCTCGCGCCAGGGACAGTTGGACCTGCTCCAAGACCTTGGGCCGGACCGTATCCTGCGGGAATTCGCTGCTTTGCATCCCAATACCGCTTCGGCTCCGGAGCAGCCGCTGCTGCCGCATCTGGTCATGCCGGCGCACCATGACGTCCGCGAAAGCGATGTCGTCATGCGTCGCCTGCACGGAAACATGGCGGCGGCCGCGGAGCGTGGCCCGGAGGATTTCTCCGAGCTTCTGCTGGTTCCCGGCGTGGGCGCGCGCACGGTGCGTGCACTGGCCCTCGTCGCCGAAGTGGTGCATGGCGCGCCGTGCCGTTTTTCCGATCCGGGCCGTTTCTCGCTCGCCCATGGCGGCAAGGACAGGCACCCGTTTCCGGTTCCGCTCAAGGTCTATGACGAGACGATCGGCGTGCTGAAGTCGGCCGTGCAAAAGGCCAGGCTTGGCCGTGAAGAGGAAATCGGTGCGTTGAAGCGGCTCGACGATCAGTCGCGGCAAGTCGAGCGATACGTCACCGGCCCCAGCCTGAAGGAAATCGTCGCCGGCGAATTCGACCAGTCGCATCTGCTTGGCGGTCGCAGTGTCTTTGGCTGGGAACCGGCGCCGGACCAAGCGCCCGCGGAGCTGAACAAGAAGGCGTGA
- a CDS encoding response regulator transcription factor — MRPDRSLFIVEDDATFAKTLKRSFEKRDYDVVVCHGREELLGALETAVPAYAVVDLKLGAGGSGLECVKLLSARDASMRIVVLTGFASIATAVEAIKLGACHYLAKPANTDDIEAAFGRAEGDVSVSLSSRPTSIKNLEWERIHETLVETGFNISETARRLGLHRRTLARKLEKRVVR, encoded by the coding sequence ATGAGGCCTGATCGATCCCTGTTTATCGTCGAGGACGACGCCACCTTCGCGAAGACGCTGAAACGCTCCTTCGAAAAGCGCGACTACGACGTCGTGGTCTGCCACGGCAGGGAAGAACTGCTCGGCGCCCTCGAAACAGCGGTTCCGGCATACGCCGTCGTCGATCTCAAGCTTGGCGCCGGCGGCTCCGGGCTGGAATGCGTCAAGCTGCTCAGCGCCCGCGATGCGTCGATGAGGATCGTCGTGCTGACCGGCTTTGCCAGCATCGCCACGGCGGTCGAGGCGATCAAGCTTGGCGCGTGCCATTACCTGGCCAAGCCCGCCAACACCGATGATATCGAAGCCGCCTTCGGCCGCGCCGAGGGCGATGTCTCGGTCTCGTTGAGCAGCCGTCCCACCTCGATCAAGAATCTCGAATGGGAGCGCATCCACGAAACGCTCGTCGAGACCGGCTTCAATATCTCCGAAACCGCGCGCCGCCTTGGCCTGCACCGGCGCACCCTGGCCCGCAAGCTCGAGAAGCGTGTGGTGAGATAG
- a CDS encoding ATP-binding protein, producing MSVPTQTLRNDKSFAVSLAGNGGTVWDTDAANRKNLLLLIQLRWLAVAGQVLTILATEYWFDIPLPLPEMAGVVLFLVGLNIFSLLASRGRRPISNAQLFVALIFDMAALTIQLYLSGGASNPFVSLYLLQITLGAALLTPWSTWSLVAAASACFVFLTFQFQPIAIPHHGGSDLLALHIRGMFICFVLAAGLIVIFMTRINRNLRERDAYLADLRQHSAEEDHIVRMGLLASGAAHELGTPLSTISVILSDWRQMRSVTRNRELAGDVAEMQAQIERCKSIVSGILMSSGQARGEGTIRTSIRHFIDDLVQEWRGSRQPLNLEYSNDFEPDEQIVSDTALKQVIFNVFDNAQEASPDWVGVTAERQDEKLVIAVRDRGPGFDEGILAALGQPYMSSKGRPGGGLGLFLVVNVVRKLGGDFSARDMEQGACVTLSLPLAALTDGDDHEA from the coding sequence ATGAGCGTCCCGACACAAACGCTTCGCAACGACAAATCCTTCGCGGTATCCCTTGCGGGCAACGGCGGCACGGTTTGGGATACCGACGCGGCGAACAGGAAAAACCTGCTCCTGCTCATCCAGCTGCGTTGGCTGGCGGTGGCCGGTCAGGTACTCACCATTTTGGCAACGGAATACTGGTTCGACATCCCGCTGCCGCTGCCGGAGATGGCCGGCGTCGTGCTTTTCCTGGTCGGGTTGAACATCTTCAGTCTGCTTGCTTCGCGCGGCCGGCGCCCGATCAGCAATGCGCAGCTCTTCGTCGCGTTGATTTTCGACATGGCGGCGCTGACGATCCAACTTTACCTGAGCGGCGGTGCCTCGAACCCGTTCGTGTCCCTTTACCTGCTGCAGATCACGCTTGGCGCCGCACTGCTGACACCCTGGTCAACCTGGAGCCTGGTGGCCGCTGCTTCCGCCTGCTTCGTCTTCCTCACCTTCCAGTTCCAGCCGATCGCAATCCCGCATCACGGCGGCAGCGACCTGTTGGCCCTGCATATCAGGGGCATGTTCATCTGCTTCGTGCTGGCGGCCGGACTGATCGTCATCTTCATGACGCGCATCAACCGCAATCTGCGCGAACGCGACGCTTATCTCGCCGATCTGCGCCAGCACTCGGCCGAGGAGGATCACATCGTGCGCATGGGCCTGCTCGCCTCCGGCGCCGCGCATGAACTGGGCACGCCGCTATCGACCATCTCCGTCATCCTCTCCGACTGGCGCCAGATGCGCAGCGTCACCCGCAATCGCGAACTGGCCGGGGACGTCGCCGAAATGCAGGCGCAGATCGAGCGCTGCAAAAGCATCGTGTCGGGCATCCTCATGTCTTCGGGGCAGGCGCGGGGCGAAGGCACGATCCGCACCAGCATCCGCCATTTCATCGACGATCTTGTCCAGGAATGGCGCGGCAGCCGGCAGCCGCTCAATCTGGAGTATAGCAACGATTTCGAACCCGACGAGCAGATCGTCTCCGACACGGCGCTGAAGCAGGTCATCTTCAACGTGTTCGACAACGCCCAGGAAGCATCGCCCGATTGGGTCGGCGTCACTGCCGAGCGGCAGGACGAGAAACTGGTGATTGCCGTGCGCGACCGCGGGCCGGGTTTTGACGAAGGTATTCTGGCCGCGCTCGGCCAGCCCTATATGTCGAGCAAGGGACGGCCGGGTGGCGGCCTTGGCCTCTTCCTCGTCGTGAATGTGGTTCGAAAGCTGGGAGGCGACTTTTCGGCGCGTGACATGGAGCAGGGGGCCTGTGTTACGCTCTCGCTGCCGCTGGCGGCACTGACCGATGGAGATGATCATGAGGCCTGA
- a CDS encoding SURF1 family protein, with product MSPAPGAGRTIIEARIAQADISLRAEPRKDAGRSPASRLFLALLGLLGVLMFLGLGIWQLERRVWKLDLIARVDQRIHAPVADAPGRENWAGMTAAGYEYSHVRLAGRFLGGENTLVQAVTEFGGGYWVLTPMRTDRGFVVLVNRGFVPQERKAQFEQESGGFASSTVIDGLLRISEPGGGFLRNNDAAGNRWYSRDVAAIAIARGLTDVAPYFVDAEASGGWPRGGLTVVTFRNSHLVYALTWFTLAAMLAAALAAPMIGRRRRRGPAR from the coding sequence GTGAGCCCGGCGCCGGGCGCGGGGAGGACCATTATCGAGGCACGGATCGCGCAGGCCGACATCAGCTTGCGTGCCGAGCCACGAAAGGACGCAGGCAGATCGCCAGCGTCGCGGCTTTTCCTCGCACTGCTCGGGCTCCTCGGCGTGCTGATGTTTCTGGGGCTTGGCATATGGCAGCTGGAAAGGCGGGTCTGGAAACTCGACCTGATCGCCCGCGTCGACCAGCGCATCCACGCTCCGGTTGCCGATGCGCCCGGCCGGGAGAACTGGGCCGGCATGACCGCAGCGGGTTACGAATACAGCCATGTGCGATTGGCCGGACGGTTTCTGGGTGGCGAGAACACGCTGGTGCAGGCGGTGACGGAGTTTGGCGGCGGCTATTGGGTGCTGACGCCGATGCGAACCGACCGTGGCTTCGTCGTGCTGGTCAATCGTGGTTTCGTTCCCCAGGAGCGCAAGGCACAATTCGAACAGGAGAGCGGTGGCTTCGCTTCGTCGACCGTCATTGACGGGCTGTTGCGCATAAGCGAGCCCGGCGGCGGCTTCCTGCGCAACAACGATGCCGCGGGCAATCGCTGGTATTCGCGCGACGTCGCCGCCATCGCAATTGCGCGCGGCCTGACGGACGTCGCTCCCTATTTCGTCGATGCGGAGGCATCCGGCGGCTGGCCGCGTGGCGGCCTGACTGTCGTGACCTTCCGCAACAGCCACCTCGTCTATGCTTTGACCTGGTTCACGCTCGCTGCGATGCTCGCCGCAGCCTTGGCCGCGCCGATGATCGGTCGCCGCCGGCGGCGAGGACCGGCAAGATGA
- the cyoD gene encoding cytochrome o ubiquinol oxidase subunit IV encodes MSAHDHAKGDGDAHGGAAHGSFRGYLIGFALSVILTAIPFWLVMSGVIDNKQATAIVVMAFAVVQIVVHMVFFLHMNTASEGGWSMLALIFTLILVVIVLSGSLWVMYHLNANMMPGLHDMREMP; translated from the coding sequence ATGAGCGCTCATGATCATGCCAAGGGTGACGGCGACGCGCATGGCGGAGCCGCGCACGGATCGTTCAGGGGCTATCTGATCGGCTTCGCCCTGTCGGTGATCCTGACCGCCATCCCGTTCTGGCTGGTCATGAGCGGCGTCATTGACAACAAGCAGGCCACGGCCATCGTCGTCATGGCCTTCGCCGTGGTGCAGATCGTCGTCCACATGGTCTTCTTCCTGCACATGAACACCGCTTCGGAAGGCGGATGGTCGATGCTCGCCCTGATCTTCACGCTGATCCTGGTCGTCATCGTGCTGTCCGGCTCGCTCTGGGTGATGTACCACCTCAACGCCAACATGATGCCGGGGCTGCACGACATGCGCGAGATGCCGTGA
- the cyoC gene encoding cytochrome o ubiquinol oxidase subunit III, whose protein sequence is MSMASIATTAGTEPVFHLEEEHVHAEGSSTMLGFWLYLMSDCLIFAMLFAAYGVLGGNYAAGPAPKDLFDLDLVAVNTAMLLFSSITYGFAMLTMDKGRIAATQAWLAVTGLFGLAFLSIELYEFSHMIHEGATPQRSAFLSSFFTLVGTHGLHVTFGIVWLVTLMTQVARFGLTEANRRRLMCLSMFWHFLDVVWIGVFTFVYLMGMLR, encoded by the coding sequence TTGAGCATGGCTTCGATAGCAACCACGGCCGGCACCGAACCGGTCTTCCATCTGGAAGAAGAGCATGTGCACGCCGAAGGCAGCAGCACCATGCTCGGCTTCTGGCTCTATCTGATGAGCGACTGCCTGATCTTCGCCATGCTGTTCGCGGCCTATGGCGTGCTCGGCGGCAACTACGCGGCGGGGCCGGCGCCGAAGGACCTGTTCGACCTCGATCTGGTGGCGGTCAACACCGCCATGCTGCTGTTCTCCTCTATCACCTATGGCTTTGCCATGCTGACCATGGACAAGGGCCGCATCGCAGCGACTCAAGCCTGGCTTGCCGTGACCGGCTTGTTCGGCCTCGCCTTCCTGTCGATCGAACTCTACGAATTCTCGCACATGATCCATGAGGGCGCGACACCGCAGCGCAGCGCCTTCCTGTCGTCATTCTTCACGCTGGTCGGCACGCACGGCCTGCACGTCACCTTCGGCATCGTCTGGCTGGTGACGCTGATGACGCAGGTCGCCCGGTTCGGCCTTACCGAGGCGAACCGCCGCCGGCTGATGTGCCTCTCGATGTTCTGGCATTTCCTCGACGTCGTCTGGATCGGCGTCTTCACCTTCGTCTACCTGATGGGGATGTTGCGATGA
- the cyoB gene encoding cytochrome o ubiquinol oxidase subunit I, giving the protein MPDTLTKFIFGRLTWDSLPLHEPIVVATFVAVALGGIALLGVITYFKLWGYLWREWFTSVDHKKIGIMYMVLGLVMLLRGFSDAMMMRLQQAIAFNGSEGYLNSHHYDQIFTAHGVIMIFFVAMPFVTGLMNFVVPLQIGARDVSFPFLNNFSFWMTVGGAILVMASLFVGEFARTGWLAYPPLSGIGYSPDVGVDYYIWALQVAGVGTTLSGINMICTIIKMRAPGMTMMRMPVFTWTSLCTNVLIVASFPVLTAVLSLLALDRYVGTNFFTNDFGGNPMMYVNLIWIWGHPEVYILILPLFGVFSEVTSTFSGKRLFGYTSMVYATVVITILSYLVWLHHFFTMGSGASVNSFFGITTMIISIPTGAKIFNWLFTMYRGRIRFELPMMWTMAFMLTFTVGGMTGVLLAVPPADFVLHNSLFLIAHFHNVIIGGVLFGLFAGIGYWWPKAFGFKLDPFWGKVSFWCWVVGFWFAFMPLYVLGLMGVTRRMRVFDDPSLQIWFVIAAFGAVLIACGIAAFLVQIFVSIRKREALTDPTGDPWDGRTLEWSMSSPPPAYNFAFTPVVRDNDAWWDMKKAGYIRPLAGFKPIHMPSNTGTGVILAAFSVALGFGLIWYIWWLAALSFVCLIATAIGHTFNYIRDFHIPAAEVTQTEEARTTLLAAQG; this is encoded by the coding sequence ATGCCCGATACGCTGACCAAATTCATCTTCGGCCGTCTCACCTGGGACTCGCTGCCGCTGCACGAGCCGATCGTCGTCGCCACCTTCGTCGCAGTGGCGCTCGGCGGCATCGCCCTTCTCGGCGTCATCACCTATTTCAAGCTCTGGGGTTACCTCTGGCGCGAGTGGTTCACCAGCGTCGACCACAAGAAGATCGGCATCATGTACATGGTGCTTGGCCTGGTCATGCTGCTGCGCGGCTTCTCCGACGCCATGATGATGCGCCTGCAGCAGGCCATCGCCTTCAACGGTTCCGAGGGCTACCTCAATTCGCATCACTATGACCAGATCTTCACCGCGCACGGCGTGATCATGATCTTCTTCGTGGCGATGCCCTTCGTCACCGGGCTGATGAACTTCGTCGTGCCGCTGCAGATCGGCGCGCGCGACGTCTCCTTCCCCTTCCTCAACAATTTCAGCTTCTGGATGACAGTCGGCGGCGCCATCCTGGTCATGGCGTCGCTGTTCGTCGGCGAATTCGCCCGCACCGGCTGGCTCGCCTATCCACCGCTCTCCGGCATCGGTTACAGTCCCGACGTCGGTGTCGATTATTACATCTGGGCGCTGCAGGTGGCGGGTGTCGGCACGACGCTGTCGGGCATCAACATGATCTGCACCATCATCAAGATGCGCGCACCCGGCATGACGATGATGCGCATGCCCGTCTTCACCTGGACGTCGCTCTGCACCAACGTGCTGATCGTGGCGTCCTTCCCGGTGCTGACGGCGGTGCTTTCGCTGCTGGCGCTCGACCGCTATGTCGGCACCAACTTCTTCACCAACGACTTCGGCGGCAACCCGATGATGTATGTGAACCTCATCTGGATATGGGGTCACCCTGAGGTCTACATCCTCATCCTGCCGCTGTTCGGCGTCTTTTCCGAAGTCACCTCGACCTTCTCCGGCAAGCGCCTGTTCGGCTACACCTCGATGGTCTACGCCACAGTGGTCATCACCATCCTGTCGTACCTGGTCTGGCTGCACCACTTCTTCACCATGGGCTCGGGTGCCAGCGTCAATTCCTTCTTCGGCATCACCACGATGATCATCTCGATCCCGACGGGAGCGAAGATCTTCAACTGGCTGTTCACAATGTATCGCGGCCGAATCCGCTTCGAACTGCCGATGATGTGGACGATGGCCTTCATGCTCACCTTCACCGTCGGCGGCATGACCGGCGTGCTGCTTGCCGTGCCGCCGGCGGACTTCGTGCTGCACAACAGCCTTTTCCTGATCGCCCACTTCCACAACGTGATCATCGGCGGCGTGCTGTTCGGCCTGTTCGCCGGCATCGGCTACTGGTGGCCCAAGGCCTTCGGCTTCAAGCTCGACCCGTTCTGGGGCAAGGTGTCGTTCTGGTGCTGGGTGGTCGGCTTCTGGTTCGCCTTCATGCCGCTTTATGTCCTCGGCCTGATGGGCGTGACGCGCCGCATGCGCGTCTTCGACGATCCTTCGCTGCAGATCTGGTTCGTCATCGCCGCCTTCGGCGCGGTGCTGATCGCCTGCGGCATCGCCGCCTTCCTGGTCCAGATCTTCGTCTCCATCCGCAAGCGCGAGGCCCTGACGGATCCGACCGGCGATCCCTGGGACGGGCGCACGCTGGAATGGTCGATGTCCTCGCCGCCGCCCGCCTACAACTTCGCCTTCACGCCGGTCGTGCGCGATAACGACGCCTGGTGGGACATGAAGAAGGCCGGCTACATCAGGCCGCTCGCCGGCTTCAAGCCGATCCACATGCCAAGCAATACCGGCACCGGCGTCATTTTGGCCGCCTTCAGCGTCGCACTCGGCTTCGGCCTGATCTGGTATATCTGGTGGCTGGCGGCGCTGAGTTTCGTCTGCCTCATCGCCACCGCGATCGGCCACACCTTCAACTATATCAGAGACTTCCATATTCCGGCTGCCGAGGTCACGCAGACGGAGGAGGCGAGGACGACGCTCCTCGCCGCTCAGGGCTAG